The sequence GCCGGTGCCGTCGGCGACGAAATAGAGATTGTCGCTCTTGGCCGGACGGGCGGTGGCCTCCAGCGAGGCACGCCCGGGATTGCCGATGGGCCCCGGAGGCAGGGCGGGAATCGTATAGGTGTTGAACGGCGTCGGCGTCGTTATGTCGGTACGGGTGAGCGGCCGCTCCAGCCGGCCTTTGCCGCGCACCAGACCATAGATGATCGTCGGGTCCGACTGCAGCCGCATCTTCTTGTTCAGCCGATTGATGAAGACCGACGCCACCTGCGCCCGCTCCTCGGGAACGCCGGTTTCCTTCTCGACGATGGAGGCGAGGATCACCAGTTCCTGCGGCGATTTCAGCGGAAGATCGGGGTCGCGCGTGTCCCAGATTTCCTTCAGTGCGGCATCCTGCGTGCGCGCCATGCGGCGCAGCAGGTCCTCGCGGGACGTGCCGCGCGTGATCTTGTAGGTGTCCGGCATCAGGCTCCCCTCGCGCGGCACCTGACGTACATTCCCCGACAGTTCCTCGACCGCCAGCACCCGCTCCACGATCTGGTCGCTGGTCAGGCCTTCAGGGATGGTGACGACATATTCGATCACCTTGCCCGAAACGATGGTGTTCAGCACCTGCTGGATGGAAGAGCCGGCAGCGAAGGCATATTCGCCGGCCTTGAGCTTGCCGGAGGCGCGCGTGCCCGCGGCCGCACCGACGAACACCCACTTGTCGTCGATCACCCCCTGCTTGAGCAGGAGATCGGCAATGTCCATCACGCCATAGTCATTGGGGATGATGACCGCCTTCTCCTGGGCCAGCGGACCGGGCGCGTAATAGCGCGTCTTGCCGATCCACAGCGCGCCGCCGCCAAGGACGATGGCGACGATGAGCAGGGTGAACACCATGCTGCCGGCGACGACGAGCGGGTGATTTGCGCGGCGCGACGCCCGGTGCGGATCGCGCTCCTTGCCGGGGGGCGTGGGAGCGGCAGCGCCGTTAGGCGTTAGAGAAGTCGGATCGGTCATCGGATGCCTCGCCTCGCGTTCGCGGGCAGCGCAACGCACTGGCAGACTACCCGGAAAAATGGCGAAAGCGGGAAAGCGACCGCCCCAGGGCGCCGCCCTCCCGCCGTTTGCCGGTCTCGCTCAGTTCGCGTAGCGCTTGAACACGACGGACGCGTTGGTGCCGCCGAAGCCGAAAGAGTTCGACAGCGCATACTCGATCTCACGCTTGCGCGGCGTGTGCGGCACAAGGTCGATCGGCGTGTCGATCGAGGGATTGTCGAGGTTGATCGTCGCCGGGGCGATCTGGTCGCGGATGGCAAGCAGCGAGAAAATCGCCTCCACCGCGCCTGCCGCGCCGAGCAGATGACCGATGGCCGACTTGGTCGACGACATCGACACCTTGGCGGCATTGTTGCCAAGAAGGCGTTGCACGGCGCCGAGTTCGATCTCGTCCGCCATGGTCGAGGTGCCATGGGCGTTGATGTAGTCGATCTCAGCGGCGGTGATCCCCGCCCGCTTCAGCGCCGCGGTCATGCAGCGGAAGGCCCCGTCGCCGTCCTCGGACGGCGCGGTGATGTGGTAGGCGTCGCCCGACAGGCCGTAGCCGACGATTTCGCCGTAAATCTTGGCGCCGCGCGCCAGCGCGTGGTCGAGGGCCTCGACCACAACGACGCCGGCACCCTCCCCCATGACGAAGCCGTCGCGGTCCTTGTCATAGGGGCGCGAGGCCTTCTCGGGCGTGTCGTTATAACTGGTCGACAGCGCACGACAGGCGGCGAAGCCGGCCAGGCCGAGGCGATTGATCGAGGATTCGGTGCCGCCCGCCACCATCACATCGGCATCGCCGAAAGCAACCAGGCGGGACGCATCGCCAATGGCATGCGCGCCGGTGGAGCAGGCAGTGACGACCGCGTGATTCGGGCCCTTGAGGCCATGCTCGATGGAGACATAGCCCCCGGCGAGATTGATCAGGCGGCCGGGAATGAAGAAGGGGGAAACGCGGCGCGGGCCACGCTCCTGCATCAGCAGCGCAGTCTCGGCGATGCCCTGAAGCCCACCGATGCCGGAGCCAATCATCACGCCGGTGGCGCACTGGTCGTCATAGGAAGAGGGATGCCAGTCGGCATCATCAAGCGCCTGACGCGCCGCCGCCATCGCATAGACGATGAAATCATCGACCTTGCGCTGCTCTTTCGGCTCCATCCACTGATCGGGATTGAACGTGCCATCGGAGCCATCGCCGCGGGGTAGCTGACAGGCGATCTTGGCCGGGAGGTCGGAGACATCGAAGCTCTCGACGCGACGGGCCCCGCTCTGTCCGGCAAGCAGCCGCTGCCAGGTGATCTCGACACCGCATCCGAGCGGCGTCACCATGCCGAGGCCGGTAACGACGACGCGCCTCATCCGATATCTCCGGAAACGTCACACCAGTAGGCGCCGCGACGGACGAGCCGCCGCAGCGCGCGAGAGCAGCACTCAGGCCGCGTTCTTTTCCAGGAAGCTGATCGCGTCACCGACGGTCAGGATCGTCTCGGCGGCGTCGTCGGGAATTTCGCAGTTGAAGGCTTCTTCAAAGGCCATGACCAGCTCGACGGTGTCGAGGCTGTCAGCGCCGAGGTCGTCGATGAAGCTCGCATTCTCGGTAACCTTCTCGGGCTCGACGCCCAGATGCTCGGCTACAATCTTCTTCACGCGCTCGGCAATATCGCTCATCGGTTCACCCTCGTCCGTATC comes from Ancylobacter polymorphus and encodes:
- the fabF gene encoding beta-ketoacyl-ACP synthase II codes for the protein MRRVVVTGLGMVTPLGCGVEITWQRLLAGQSGARRVESFDVSDLPAKIACQLPRGDGSDGTFNPDQWMEPKEQRKVDDFIVYAMAAARQALDDADWHPSSYDDQCATGVMIGSGIGGLQGIAETALLMQERGPRRVSPFFIPGRLINLAGGYVSIEHGLKGPNHAVVTACSTGAHAIGDASRLVAFGDADVMVAGGTESSINRLGLAGFAACRALSTSYNDTPEKASRPYDKDRDGFVMGEGAGVVVVEALDHALARGAKIYGEIVGYGLSGDAYHITAPSEDGDGAFRCMTAALKRAGITAAEIDYINAHGTSTMADEIELGAVQRLLGNNAAKVSMSSTKSAIGHLLGAAGAVEAIFSLLAIRDQIAPATINLDNPSIDTPIDLVPHTPRKREIEYALSNSFGFGGTNASVVFKRYAN
- a CDS encoding acyl carrier protein encodes the protein MSDIAERVKKIVAEHLGVEPEKVTENASFIDDLGADSLDTVELVMAFEEAFNCEIPDDAAETILTVGDAISFLEKNAA
- the mltG gene encoding endolytic transglycosylase MltG, with the protein product MTDPTSLTPNGAAAPTPPGKERDPHRASRRANHPLVVAGSMVFTLLIVAIVLGGGALWIGKTRYYAPGPLAQEKAVIIPNDYGVMDIADLLLKQGVIDDKWVFVGAAAGTRASGKLKAGEYAFAAGSSIQQVLNTIVSGKVIEYVVTIPEGLTSDQIVERVLAVEELSGNVRQVPREGSLMPDTYKITRGTSREDLLRRMARTQDAALKEIWDTRDPDLPLKSPQELVILASIVEKETGVPEERAQVASVFINRLNKKMRLQSDPTIIYGLVRGKGRLERPLTRTDITTPTPFNTYTIPALPPGPIGNPGRASLEATARPAKSDNLYFVADGTGGHAFAPTLDQHNKNVARWRQIERERKVDPAAQPAGTSGTTGATPVD